A portion of the Sulfuricurvum kujiense DSM 16994 genome contains these proteins:
- a CDS encoding cytochrome b/b6 domain-containing protein, with amino-acid sequence MKRVYVWTLPTRLFHWLFVSLILISWIASLEDRWLSLHVAAGMAAGVLVVFRIVWGIIGPKYSRFGDFTLRFDALKEYLMTLLNPSRHYVGHNPAASYVMIAMLLTVVLAVISGIFAYGIQENRGILAFLHSGYFQEMKVFEEVHEFFVNLLWILIAAHVGGVIVDRMLHKEERTLPSMIDGHKNSEGESAVLTVPQKTVALIGIGGAIGLLIYTLSVPNNPLIAGHNQKVAYEQENPVFVNECASCHTLYPPTLLPKESWSALMGDLSNHFGDDASLDPADHQTILAYLLAHSAETSTQEMSVKMVQSLQKRDMIAITQTPFWKKRHKNIAADVFASEKVKSRANCKVCHSDIEQGTIEDNAIKAI; translated from the coding sequence ATGAAACGGGTATATGTTTGGACACTGCCTACACGGCTGTTTCACTGGCTGTTTGTTTCCCTGATCCTTATCAGCTGGATTGCTTCCTTGGAAGATCGCTGGCTTTCACTGCACGTAGCGGCGGGAATGGCGGCGGGTGTATTGGTCGTGTTTCGGATCGTGTGGGGGATAATCGGTCCAAAATACTCCCGTTTCGGCGATTTTACACTTCGATTTGATGCCCTCAAAGAGTATCTGATGACTCTCCTGAACCCATCACGGCACTATGTCGGTCACAATCCCGCGGCAAGCTATGTGATGATCGCTATGCTTCTGACGGTCGTATTGGCCGTGATCAGCGGAATATTCGCATACGGAATACAGGAAAACCGCGGTATTTTGGCATTTTTGCACAGCGGATATTTCCAAGAGATGAAGGTGTTTGAAGAGGTACACGAATTTTTCGTCAATCTTTTGTGGATTTTAATCGCGGCTCACGTAGGCGGTGTCATCGTCGATAGAATGTTGCATAAAGAGGAACGGACACTCCCCTCTATGATCGACGGGCACAAAAACAGTGAGGGGGAGAGTGCTGTTCTCACTGTACCGCAGAAAACGGTCGCTCTCATCGGCATCGGCGGAGCTATCGGATTGCTCATTTACACTCTGAGTGTTCCTAATAATCCGTTGATTGCGGGACACAACCAAAAAGTAGCTTATGAGCAGGAAAATCCGGTCTTCGTCAACGAATGCGCATCGTGCCATACCCTCTATCCGCCGACCCTTCTTCCGAAAGAATCATGGTCGGCGTTGATGGGGGATTTGTCAAACCATTTCGGCGATGATGCTTCGCTTGACCCCGCCGATCACCAAACGATATTAGCGTATCTTTTAGCCCACTCGGCAGAAACCTCGACGCAGGAGATGTCGGTAAAAATGGTGCAATCGCTTCAAAAACGCGATATGATAGCAATTACCCAAACGCCGTTTTGGAAAAAGAGACATAAAAATATCGCGGCTGACGTCTTTGCAAGCGAGAAGGTCAAAAGCCGCGCAAACTGTAAAGTGTGTCACAGTGACATAGAGCAGGGGACCATCGAAGATAACGCCATAAAAGCGATATGA
- a CDS encoding extracellular solute-binding protein, whose product MKIDYANRFTLAALLVLILVGFAGCERKKEGNDVSTSVVNPSKPFAGQSIVLIVPTLEARLIRGPILDEVESFEKKTGGKVRVVTPSWNETIEKIDQSLKDPNLKYDIFVVISMWNGTLLGNNHIEPIPEAIKKQIDWDDVLPIYRNTVLSWNGKAYGLPYDGDCINLYYRKDIFEKPEYKAAFSKRYGYPLAPPKTWKAFRDIAEFFNGWDWDGDGKVEYGMAGLRVKDDISMLQFFAQAGAYAKYPDDKAYYFDPDTMKPRINNPAFVRALSDYVDFMKFGPPGMASFAGHDVRNSFASGEVAMALDWADMGIFVANSPVSIIKDKVGYAQIPGSNTVYNSHTHRWEKRHNDVSSISGNWMFLVNKDSKHKDLAFAFAAHMTSKEMTKKLTATNGTAVNPSRYSHFNDPASWEQAGFSTASAKAYLDEITVSLSNPNVVYDITIPGAGEYYQAIDEYAYKAVKGEMTPQAAMDHAAHSWEQITDDLGREKQIVFYKSSLN is encoded by the coding sequence ATGAAGATTGACTATGCAAATCGTTTCACTCTGGCTGCTTTACTCGTTTTGATCCTTGTCGGATTTGCCGGATGCGAACGAAAGAAAGAGGGAAACGATGTCTCGACATCGGTTGTTAACCCTTCCAAACCTTTTGCAGGACAGTCTATCGTTCTAATTGTTCCGACCCTCGAAGCCCGCCTGATACGCGGTCCGATTTTGGATGAAGTGGAGTCTTTTGAAAAAAAGACGGGTGGCAAGGTACGGGTCGTGACTCCCAGCTGGAACGAAACGATTGAAAAAATCGATCAGTCTCTTAAAGACCCGAACCTCAAATATGATATTTTTGTTGTGATTTCGATGTGGAACGGAACGCTTCTTGGAAACAACCATATCGAACCGATCCCGGAAGCGATCAAAAAACAGATTGACTGGGACGATGTTTTGCCGATTTACCGCAATACGGTTCTCTCCTGGAATGGAAAAGCATACGGACTCCCTTATGATGGAGATTGTATCAATCTCTATTACCGCAAAGACATTTTCGAAAAACCTGAATACAAGGCTGCATTTTCCAAACGCTACGGCTATCCTTTAGCGCCGCCGAAAACATGGAAAGCATTTAGAGATATTGCAGAGTTTTTCAACGGCTGGGATTGGGACGGAGACGGTAAAGTTGAATACGGAATGGCCGGTTTAAGGGTCAAAGACGATATCTCCATGCTGCAATTTTTTGCACAGGCGGGAGCATATGCCAAATATCCGGACGATAAAGCATACTATTTTGATCCCGATACGATGAAACCGCGCATCAACAATCCGGCTTTTGTCCGTGCCCTGAGCGATTATGTCGATTTTATGAAGTTCGGGCCTCCGGGGATGGCAAGCTTCGCAGGGCATGACGTTCGTAACAGTTTTGCTTCGGGCGAAGTAGCGATGGCACTGGATTGGGCCGATATGGGGATTTTCGTCGCCAATTCTCCGGTATCGATTATTAAAGACAAAGTTGGGTATGCTCAAATTCCGGGATCCAATACCGTATACAACTCTCATACGCATAGATGGGAAAAGCGTCATAATGATGTCTCGTCGATCAGCGGCAACTGGATGTTTTTAGTTAACAAGGATTCCAAACATAAAGATTTGGCTTTTGCGTTTGCCGCCCATATGACATCCAAAGAAATGACAAAAAAGCTTACTGCAACAAACGGTACAGCCGTAAATCCATCGCGATATTCGCATTTCAACGATCCTGCATCATGGGAACAAGCCGGGTTTTCAACCGCTTCGGCGAAAGCGTATCTGGATGAAATTACCGTCTCACTCTCGAACCCGAATGTCGTCTATGATATTACCATTCCGGGAGCTGGAGAATATTATCAGGCAATCGATGAATACGCGTACAAAGCCGTTAAGGGTGAGATGACGCCTCAGGCAGCTATGGACCATGCTGCTCACTCATGGGAACAAATAACGGACGACTTGGGACGAGAGAAACAGATTGTTTTCTACAAATCCTCTTTGAACTGA
- a CDS encoding DUF1924 domain-containing protein: protein MKYLAIVTMFSMSLMAASPEVLQYMNDLSKTAKAENSAFNGFDAARGKEIFTSTHTGKQGKPMACTSCHTLNLANPGKNSLTGKVIEPLSPRANPQRLTSTKEVNKWLKRNFMDVYAREGSAQEKGDVLTYIMKN from the coding sequence ATGAAATACCTTGCAATCGTCACAATGTTCTCAATGTCACTTATGGCGGCATCGCCGGAAGTGCTCCAGTATATGAATGATCTCTCAAAAACGGCTAAAGCCGAAAACAGTGCATTTAACGGCTTTGATGCCGCCAGAGGAAAAGAGATTTTTACCTCTACCCACACCGGAAAGCAGGGCAAGCCGATGGCATGTACCAGCTGCCATACACTCAATCTTGCAAATCCGGGGAAAAACTCTCTTACCGGAAAAGTGATCGAGCCGCTCTCGCCCCGTGCGAATCCGCAGCGTCTTACCAGCACCAAAGAGGTGAATAAATGGCTCAAACGCAATTTTATGGATGTGTACGCCCGTGAGGGGAGCGCACAGGAAAAAGGTGATGTTCTCACCTATATCATGAAAAACTAA
- a CDS encoding putative bifunctional diguanylate cyclase/phosphodiesterase, whose protein sequence is MQKSLTLRHIANLTFITILLGSLVVGFLLSSLLKEYEQIIADEQLSKSTYESLFILKYDTERLLTTGDLDQQKKTIIESEREFIKKFDALSPNIFDKKEWFEFKNIIVSELDKVEILLQDDLFSKQNMMEKSLLRRLGEGLNANENSAYYIKIRDINNRIVFLKQYEDFLLDELYTFQRDNSIRADQRIARTKVILIRVIVITFSFLVVLIFFVSRSIKKVENKLLGIQENLKNALSELEKKQKTLVVQRDILDHSAHYDLLTGIPNRLRFVEKLNRLIYDYRQNKTPFAVWFIDLDRFKEINDSFGHSIGDRVLQEVAIRLEKTIDKESIARFGGDEFAIIVENAQSMEYVESVIHRFVHLLTEPLDADGYEIFISCSAGASFYPIDAANAEELLRNADSAMYQAKERGKNTYRFYTHELTQRVYERLTMENSLRKALKNNELILHYQPQVDMSENKIIGVEALVRWNNPDMGMVPPVKFIPIAEETGLIISIGEWIIDEACRQIVHWKSEGVEIGYIAVNISAKQLMHGNLEKTIPLILDKYGCKPEWIELELTESILMEDPEYSKNILTLLSEKGFKLAIDDFGTGYSSLAYLKNLPIHKLKIDKSFVDNLPFAAADCEIVKSTIHLCKGLNLTIVAEGIEQKEQGEFLLREGCMIAQGYYYFKPMAADLVTQNFHISI, encoded by the coding sequence ATGCAGAAAAGTTTAACCCTTCGGCACATAGCAAATCTTACTTTTATCACGATTTTGCTCGGATCGCTGGTGGTCGGTTTTTTACTGAGTTCGCTCTTGAAAGAGTATGAGCAGATTATTGCCGATGAACAGCTAAGCAAATCGACCTACGAATCACTGTTTATACTCAAATACGATACTGAGAGGCTTTTGACGACGGGAGATCTTGATCAGCAGAAAAAAACGATTATTGAATCCGAGCGCGAGTTTATAAAAAAATTCGATGCTCTCTCACCGAATATTTTTGATAAAAAAGAGTGGTTTGAGTTTAAAAACATCATAGTCAGCGAGTTGGACAAGGTCGAAATCTTATTGCAGGATGATTTGTTTTCAAAACAGAATATGATGGAGAAATCTCTCTTGAGACGGTTAGGAGAAGGTCTGAATGCGAATGAAAACAGTGCCTATTACATCAAAATTCGGGATATAAACAACCGAATTGTCTTTTTAAAGCAATATGAAGACTTTTTGCTTGACGAACTTTACACGTTTCAACGTGATAATTCGATCAGAGCGGATCAGCGGATTGCTCGAACAAAAGTGATATTGATTCGGGTCATAGTGATTACGTTCAGTTTTTTGGTTGTATTGATCTTTTTCGTCTCTCGATCGATTAAAAAAGTGGAAAATAAGCTCCTCGGTATCCAGGAAAATCTCAAAAATGCTCTCTCCGAGCTTGAAAAGAAACAAAAGACACTAGTAGTGCAACGGGATATTTTGGACCATTCGGCTCACTACGATTTACTTACGGGGATTCCGAACCGCCTCCGTTTCGTGGAAAAATTGAACCGTCTCATATACGATTATCGTCAAAATAAAACGCCGTTTGCCGTATGGTTTATTGATTTGGACCGTTTCAAAGAGATTAACGATTCATTCGGCCACAGTATTGGTGATCGTGTATTGCAGGAGGTGGCTATACGCCTTGAAAAAACCATTGACAAAGAGTCTATAGCCCGTTTCGGAGGAGACGAATTTGCGATTATCGTCGAGAATGCGCAGAGCATGGAATATGTTGAAAGTGTAATTCACAGATTTGTTCATTTGTTGACCGAACCTCTGGATGCAGACGGTTACGAAATCTTTATTAGTTGCAGTGCCGGAGCCAGTTTTTATCCTATAGATGCGGCAAATGCCGAAGAGCTGTTGCGCAATGCCGATTCGGCCATGTATCAGGCAAAAGAGAGGGGAAAAAATACCTACCGTTTCTATACGCATGAATTGACCCAAAGAGTCTATGAACGGCTTACTATGGAAAACAGTTTACGAAAAGCGCTCAAAAACAATGAACTTATTTTGCATTACCAGCCGCAGGTCGATATGTCAGAGAACAAAATAATCGGTGTCGAAGCTCTGGTACGCTGGAATAATCCGGACATGGGAATGGTACCGCCGGTAAAATTCATTCCGATCGCGGAAGAGACAGGGCTGATCATTAGCATAGGCGAATGGATTATTGATGAAGCATGTCGTCAAATTGTGCATTGGAAGAGCGAAGGAGTAGAGATAGGCTATATAGCGGTAAATATCTCTGCTAAACAGCTGATGCACGGAAATCTAGAAAAAACGATCCCTTTGATCCTCGATAAATACGGTTGCAAGCCCGAATGGATTGAATTGGAACTGACAGAGAGCATTTTGATGGAGGATCCGGAATACTCCAAAAATATTCTCACACTCTTGTCCGAAAAAGGGTTCAAATTGGCGATCGATGATTTCGGTACGGGATATTCTTCCTTGGCATATCTGAAAAATCTCCCGATTCATAAACTTAAAATCGATAAATCTTTTGTTGATAATCTCCCGTTTGCGGCAGCCGATTGTGAAATCGTAAAATCGACGATTCACTTATGCAAAGGGCTAAATCTGACTATTGTAGCAGAGGGAATTGAGCAAAAAGAGCAGGGAGAATTCTTGTTAAGAGAAGGGTGTATGATCGCCCAAGGATATTATTATTTCAAACCTATGGCAGCCGATCTTGTGACACAGAATTTTCACATATCTATTTGA
- a CDS encoding diheme cytochrome c, with protein sequence MMKFLNLSVAALILAGGVYLYAEDEHEEHEHRSSSVVAKPMTPQEKSTVALYQKECGSCHMAYQPQFLPKRSWDKTMNTLENHFGTDATLDPSDHKTIQNYLATHASKNDRTSDMKGAVALRISETPYFVREHREVTKKMVTQPEVKSFANCNACHTQASSGSYREREIRIPNYGRWED encoded by the coding sequence ATGATGAAGTTTTTAAATCTATCCGTAGCCGCTCTAATTTTAGCCGGCGGAGTTTATCTGTATGCAGAAGATGAACATGAAGAGCATGAACACCGTTCTTCAAGCGTTGTAGCAAAACCGATGACGCCGCAAGAAAAATCGACCGTTGCGTTGTATCAAAAAGAGTGCGGATCGTGTCACATGGCCTATCAGCCGCAGTTTCTGCCGAAGCGGTCATGGGACAAGACGATGAATACGTTGGAGAACCATTTCGGTACCGATGCCACGCTCGATCCAAGCGACCACAAAACGATCCAAAATTATTTGGCGACCCATGCGTCTAAAAACGATCGCACAAGCGATATGAAGGGAGCGGTTGCTCTGCGTATATCGGAAACACCGTATTTCGTACGTGAACACCGTGAAGTAACCAAAAAAATGGTCACACAGCCGGAAGTAAAAAGTTTCGCAAACTGTAATGCATGCCATACCCAAGCATCAAGCGGAAGCTATCGCGAACGTGAAATCCGCATCCCGAATTACGGGCGCTGGGAAGATTAA
- the secA gene encoding preprotein translocase subunit SecA yields MLQSLVGKIFGTKNDREVKKYRQNVAAINAREPHFSAMSDEALQQAFHALKESVQNNVKTLDEVLVDSFAITREASKRVLGMRHFDVQLIGGMVLHEGRIAEMKTGEGKTLVATLAVVLNAMNGKGVHVVTVNDYLASRDGTQMSALYAFLGYSTGILVEEGYNPANKRDQYACDITYGTNNEFGFDYLRDNMTYSRDHMVQRGHAYVIVDEVDSILIDEARTPLIISGPTNRTLENYTRADAVAKAMVRDEHFTVDEKDRLILITEEGIGRAEELFGVDNLYSIENSALSHHLDQALKANYIFEIDVDYVIQDGQIVIVDEFTGRLSEGRRYSEGLHQALEAKEGVIIKEETQTLADITYQNYFRMYAKIGGMTGTAQTEATEFAQIYNLDVISIPTNVPVIRQDLNDLIYKTEGEKFDAVIAKVKELHAKGQPILIGTASIEKSEKLHELIKKEKIPHTVLNAKNHTQESEIIKNAGEKGAVTIATNMAGRGVDIKVSDEIKALGGLYILGTERHENRRIDNQLRGRSGRQGDPGTSQFYLSLEDNLLRIFGSDKIKSIMERLGVEDGEYIESAMVTRAVEKAQKKVESMHFEGRKSIVEYDDVANEQRKIVYKFRGELLDPSYNVADKIDLIRSEYVNRTLAFCGIFEGIAEEEIDLERLAMTLKEEMNADIDVSLFGDKSFDSIQGTLLNVLKSQYDEKMSVVDEKLRSEIEREIYLKTLDTAWREHLYQMDSMKTGIRLRAYNQKDPLVEYKKESYNLFSELVETIKYDTIKTLHVIRFKVESAEEEAEAFARQMELEKKQEAFRMSLNHQEHENDDKKISRNDDCPCGSGLKYKNCCGKSGPKKGVFAS; encoded by the coding sequence ATGCTCCAATCGCTAGTCGGAAAAATCTTCGGTACCAAAAACGATCGAGAAGTCAAAAAATATCGTCAAAACGTCGCGGCAATCAATGCCCGAGAACCCCATTTCAGCGCCATGAGCGACGAAGCGTTGCAGCAGGCTTTCCATGCTCTTAAAGAGTCGGTACAAAACAATGTTAAAACACTTGATGAGGTTTTAGTCGATTCATTCGCTATTACCCGTGAAGCGAGTAAACGTGTTCTCGGTATGCGTCACTTTGACGTTCAGCTTATCGGCGGTATGGTTTTACATGAGGGGAGAATCGCCGAGATGAAAACGGGTGAGGGGAAAACCCTTGTCGCAACCTTGGCGGTTGTTCTCAATGCAATGAACGGCAAAGGGGTTCATGTCGTGACGGTCAACGATTATCTGGCATCCCGTGACGGTACGCAGATGTCGGCACTGTATGCCTTTTTGGGATATTCTACGGGGATATTGGTCGAAGAGGGGTATAACCCTGCTAATAAACGTGATCAGTACGCATGCGATATTACTTACGGCACGAACAACGAATTCGGATTTGATTATTTGCGTGACAATATGACCTATTCGCGTGATCACATGGTTCAGCGCGGACATGCGTACGTTATCGTCGATGAGGTCGACTCGATTTTGATCGATGAAGCACGGACACCGCTTATCATCTCCGGACCGACCAACCGTACCTTAGAGAACTATACCCGCGCCGATGCGGTTGCCAAAGCGATGGTAAGAGATGAACATTTCACGGTGGATGAAAAAGATCGTCTTATCCTCATCACCGAAGAGGGGATAGGACGTGCGGAAGAACTTTTCGGTGTCGACAATCTCTACAGTATCGAAAACTCTGCTCTTTCACATCACCTTGACCAGGCGTTGAAAGCAAACTACATTTTCGAAATCGACGTAGACTATGTTATCCAAGACGGCCAAATCGTTATCGTCGACGAGTTTACGGGACGCCTCTCTGAAGGGCGACGTTATTCCGAAGGGCTCCATCAGGCATTGGAAGCTAAAGAGGGGGTCATCATCAAAGAAGAGACCCAAACACTGGCCGATATCACCTACCAAAACTATTTCCGCATGTACGCAAAAATCGGCGGTATGACCGGTACGGCACAGACCGAAGCGACCGAGTTTGCACAAATCTACAATCTCGACGTTATCTCGATCCCGACCAATGTTCCCGTTATCCGTCAAGACTTGAACGACTTGATCTATAAAACGGAAGGGGAGAAATTTGATGCCGTTATCGCCAAAGTCAAAGAGCTTCATGCCAAAGGTCAGCCGATTTTGATCGGTACCGCTTCGATCGAGAAATCCGAAAAACTGCATGAATTGATCAAAAAAGAAAAAATCCCTCACACCGTTTTGAATGCGAAAAACCATACGCAAGAGTCTGAGATCATCAAAAATGCAGGTGAAAAAGGGGCGGTAACCATCGCAACCAACATGGCAGGTCGCGGGGTAGACATTAAAGTCAGCGATGAGATCAAAGCTCTCGGCGGTCTCTATATTCTCGGAACTGAGCGCCACGAAAATCGCCGTATCGACAATCAGCTTCGCGGCCGTTCAGGGCGTCAGGGCGATCCGGGAACGAGCCAGTTTTATCTCTCATTGGAGGATAACCTTCTCCGTATCTTCGGTTCGGACAAAATCAAGTCGATCATGGAGCGTCTGGGTGTTGAAGACGGTGAATATATCGAATCGGCGATGGTAACCCGTGCAGTAGAAAAAGCGCAGAAAAAAGTCGAAAGCATGCATTTCGAAGGGCGTAAAAGTATCGTTGAATATGATGACGTCGCGAATGAACAGCGCAAAATCGTCTATAAATTCCGCGGTGAACTGCTCGATCCGTCGTATAACGTAGCCGATAAAATCGATCTAATCCGCAGTGAATACGTCAACCGTACGTTGGCGTTCTGCGGTATCTTTGAGGGGATTGCCGAAGAGGAGATCGATTTGGAACGTCTGGCAATGACGTTGAAAGAGGAGATGAACGCCGATATCGATGTTTCACTCTTCGGCGATAAATCGTTCGACTCGATTCAAGGTACATTGCTAAATGTATTAAAATCTCAATATGACGAAAAAATGTCGGTTGTGGATGAAAAACTTCGAAGCGAAATCGAGCGGGAGATTTACCTCAAAACCCTCGATACCGCATGGCGTGAACACTTGTACCAAATGGACAGCATGAAAACGGGGATCCGACTTCGCGCCTACAACCAAAAAGATCCGTTGGTCGAGTATAAAAAAGAGAGTTATAACCTTTTCAGCGAATTGGTCGAGACGATCAAATACGATACGATTAAAACCCTCCATGTTATCCGATTTAAAGTAGAGAGCGCCGAAGAAGAGGCTGAAGCGTTTGCCCGTCAAATGGAACTGGAGAAAAAACAGGAAGCATTTCGAATGTCTCTCAATCATCAAGAGCACGAAAATGACGATAAAAAAATTTCCCGAAACGACGATTGCCCGTGCGGAAGCGGTCTCAAATACAAAAACTGCTGCGGTAAATCAGGACCTAAAAAAGGGGTATTTGCCTCTTGA
- the lolA gene encoding LolA-like outer membrane lipoprotein chaperone encodes MRFLPLLVLLSLTLFASPKEMSSFNSKFIQTIIDDSNKKIVYSGELWASKPQNALWVYQKPIQKSVYVNGSKITVIEPQIEQVTMRTLDDEIDFLQIIQKAKKVNDDQYSATVKGQTYTVQFKNTQLLSIAYKDSYDNRVTIQFTNPVQNKAIEANRYKPIIPEGFDIIKDR; translated from the coding sequence GTGCGTTTTTTACCCCTCTTGGTTCTCCTTTCCCTTACCCTCTTTGCTTCACCGAAAGAGATGAGTTCGTTTAACTCCAAATTTATTCAGACCATTATCGATGACAGCAACAAAAAAATCGTTTACTCCGGTGAACTTTGGGCAAGCAAACCCCAAAATGCCCTCTGGGTATACCAAAAACCGATTCAAAAGAGCGTCTACGTAAACGGTTCCAAAATTACTGTGATCGAACCGCAAATAGAGCAGGTAACGATGCGTACGCTGGATGATGAGATCGATTTTTTGCAAATCATCCAAAAAGCGAAGAAAGTTAATGACGATCAATACAGTGCAACGGTAAAAGGTCAAACCTATACGGTTCAGTTTAAAAATACCCAGCTGCTCTCTATCGCCTACAAAGACAGCTATGACAACCGTGTAACAATCCAGTTCACCAATCCGGTACAAAACAAAGCGATAGAGGCAAACCGATATAAACCAATCATTCCCGAGGGATTCGACATAATAAAAGACCGCTAA
- a CDS encoding ABC transporter permease, which yields MVSYLVKRFLRFDKEQPFIFLSALLAFSGIALGVMVLIIAMALMNGFDNEFKKKLTVMNYPMTIQPKFYATCDTALLEQLRQKFPDLSFSPYVTSAVLSRSGDQMEGGYLFGVDFAQEAKVNRIVAEGLRGGIPKNFEVMVGKSLKEEFQLDSGEKLTYIFTQMEPGGLALTPKIKRFNVVSTFNSGLSAYDKGFSYTSLSALQRILGIPENLYDGIHVHSANPEADIGRVAAALPDTVSIRGWWEDNGNFFAALKMEKMSLFIVLMLIILIAAINIISSLLMTVMNRRSEIALLISLGASKQEVKKIFLVLGIVIGLLGITTGAILGFLGMWILGTFDIISLPADVYPTSTLPLDLSVVDFFSIITGAFVIVLLSAWYPAKKASEVDVLTVLRNE from the coding sequence ATCGTCTCTTACCTCGTCAAACGATTTTTGCGCTTTGACAAAGAGCAGCCCTTTATCTTCCTCTCCGCACTCCTCGCATTCTCCGGAATTGCGCTGGGCGTGATGGTTCTTATCATCGCTATGGCACTTATGAACGGTTTTGACAACGAGTTTAAAAAGAAACTTACCGTGATGAACTATCCCATGACGATTCAGCCAAAATTTTATGCGACATGCGACACGGCTTTGCTCGAACAGCTGCGTCAGAAATTTCCCGATCTCTCGTTTAGTCCGTATGTCACCTCTGCCGTTCTCTCCAGAAGCGGCGATCAAATGGAGGGGGGGTATCTTTTCGGTGTCGATTTTGCTCAGGAAGCCAAAGTCAACCGCATAGTTGCCGAAGGGCTGAGAGGGGGGATACCTAAAAACTTTGAAGTGATGGTCGGCAAATCGCTCAAAGAGGAGTTTCAACTCGATTCTGGGGAGAAACTGACTTATATATTCACTCAGATGGAGCCGGGCGGTTTGGCCTTGACTCCGAAGATCAAGCGCTTCAACGTCGTGAGCACATTTAACTCCGGACTGAGTGCCTATGACAAGGGGTTCTCCTATACCTCTCTGAGTGCGTTACAGCGTATTTTGGGGATCCCTGAAAACCTCTATGACGGGATTCACGTCCATTCCGCCAATCCCGAAGCCGATATTGGCCGTGTCGCTGCCGCATTGCCCGATACGGTATCGATTCGCGGATGGTGGGAAGACAACGGCAACTTTTTTGCCGCGCTGAAAATGGAGAAGATGTCACTGTTTATTGTCCTGATGCTCATCATCCTCATCGCCGCCATCAATATTATCTCATCGCTTTTGATGACGGTGATGAACCGCCGAAGTGAAATCGCTTTGCTTATCTCACTCGGTGCATCGAAACAAGAGGTTAAAAAAATCTTTTTGGTTCTGGGTATCGTCATTGGATTGTTGGGAATTACGACGGGAGCCATTTTAGGCTTTTTGGGGATGTGGATTTTGGGGACATTCGATATTATCTCCCTTCCTGCCGATGTTTATCCGACCTCGACACTGCCTCTGGATTTGAGTGTAGTCGATTTCTTTTCCATCATAACAGGGGCTTTTGTGATTGTCTTGCTTTCTGCCTGGTATCCAGCAAAAAAAGCTTCTGAAGTGGATGTTTTGACCGTTTTACGCAACGAATAA